A single genomic interval of Drosophila virilis strain 15010-1051.87 chromosome 2, Dvir_AGI_RSII-ME, whole genome shotgun sequence harbors:
- the nenya gene encoding RING finger protein nenya has protein sequence MLPIYCNNCFSKRDSKPDIKFKLTRCHHIICARCMPKSANGDQKCPVCNRSLSAVTITHDMPSNVANYFLDPIIFLRMYRTISKFQSKQRIIHYTNFYKQKARMAKKKRKLQGYRKLQAQLLEQNETETKRIVELRDYIDYHERREEALLPDTSLSSTDITSTARMMCRPRTPSFSTTDTTPTDSEIDMSDSYLLEEFNKLLSQATSTTSAGKSVKKGRKGRKPKLLKFKKK, from the coding sequence ATGCTTCCCATATACTGTAATAATTGCTTTAGCAAGCGGGATTCTAAGCCCgatataaaatttaaacttACTCGCTGCCATCACATAATCTGCGCTAGATGCATGCCCAAATCAGCTAATGGCGACCAAAAGTGTCCCGTCTGCAATCGCAGCTTAAGTGCCGTCACAATAACACACGATATGCCCAGCAATGTTGCCAACTATTTTTTGGATCCCATCATCTTTTTGAGAATGTATCGGACCATAAGCAAGTTTCAAAGTAAACAGCGTATCATTCACTACACGAACTTCTACAAGCAGAAGGCGCGCATGGCCAAAAAGAAACGCAAGCTGCAGGGCTACAGAAAGCTGCAGGCACAATTGCTGGAGCAAAATGAAACGGAAACGAAGCGCATCGTCGAGTTGCGCGACTATATTGACTACCATGAACGTCGCGAAGAGGCATTGCTGCCCGATACTAGCTTAAGTTCCACTGATATCACGAGCACGGCACGCATGATGTGCCGCCCCCGCACACCCTCATTTAGCACCACAGACACGACGCCTACTGATTCGGAAATTGATATGAGCGACAGCTATCTCCTGGAGGAATTTAATAAGTTACTCTCACAGGCGACCTCAACAACATCAGCTGGGAAGTCTGTAAAAAAGGGGCGAAAGGGTAGGAAACCAAAACTATTGAAATTTAAGAAGAAATAA